The genomic region GGTAAAAGCGTTGGCGATCAAGGTCTCATAAAGCATTCCGCCGGGGCTGCTCTCATAGGAGCGACGGCGCTCCTCCGTAATCACCTCGCGTTCGGTATAGAACTCGCGCAGTACCGGGTTCTTCATCCGGTCCGACTCGACTGCGGCCCACAGTTCAAACTTGTTGGCCGGCAAGGAGACGAGATAAGTAGTCAGGTCCTTGCTCGTGAAGGCATTGTAGCCCACCCCTCCGTTTTTGGCATAGATGCGGGAGAACTCGTCCTTGACCACGAACTCTTTGTGCCTCTTCTGCAGGGCTTCGAGTCGGTCTTTCAGACGGGAAACCTCCTGCGGGTCGGCATCCCTGGCCTCCCGAAGGGTATCGAGAGCGACACCGACCTCTTCGATCTCCTGCAGAAGGGGTTTTTCTTTGCGAAAATCGACAGTGCCGAGGGTTTTCGTCCCTTTGAACAGCATGTGTTCGAGCAGATGGGCCACCCCGCGGGTCTGACTGGTCTCGTCCACCCCGCCGACCCCGATGGTGATGTAGGCGGCGAAGGTCGGCGAGTCGTGGCGCTCCACGGTGAGCAGTTTCAGGCCGTTGGCCAGGGTGTGCTCCCGGACCTTCTCTTCGAGGTACTGGGCAAGAGCCCCGGGGGCCAACAACAGGGTCAACAGCAGGGCGGTCAAAGACCTCCCGACAAACCGATGGTGCATAGGGGGATACTCCTTGTAAGGCTGAGGCTGGACGGGCTACCCCATAGTATAACCGTTCATCCCCTCCAGGTCGAGGGGACAGGTCAGGGGCGGGCGGGGAAGGATGTAGCGGAGCTGTCGGTAAAACTCGGAGCGCCTTTGCCCTCGGGGGGCAAGAGGGTCTTTTCCAGCACTTCGTCCATGTCTCCTACGAAGAATACGGAGATCTCCTTGCGGACGTACTCCTCGAGGTCCAGAAGGTTCTCCCGGTTGCACTCCGGAAGGAGCACGGTGGTGGCCCCGGCCCGGCTGGCCGCCAGGACCTTCTCCTTGACTCCGCCGATGGGCAGAACCCGGCCGGAGAGGGTCAACTCCCCGGTCATGGCCACTTCACGGCGGGCAGGACGCCCGGTGAGCATTGAAATGAGGGCCGTCGCCATGGTGATACCCGCCGAGGGCCCGTCCTTGGGAATGGCTCCGGAGGGAACGTGGATATGAATATCGCTGTTCTCGAAAAACCGCGCATCGATGCCGAAATGGGCGGTCCGCGCCCGGACGAATGAGAGGGCGGTCTTGGCCGACTCCTGCATCACGTCGCCGAGGCTGCCGGTAAGGATCAGATCCTTCCTGCCGGCCATTCGCGAGGCCTCCACAAAAATGATATAACCTCCGGACTCGGTCCAGGCCAATCCCGTCACCACCCCGACCCGATCGGACTCGCCGGCCACGTCGGTGAAGAAGGTGCGCGGACCGAGCATGTCCTCCACTGCGGCCGGGGAAACGGTGAGATGGGGGGGCTGCCCCTGGGTGATCTCCTTGGCGACCTTGCGGCAAATCGAGGCGATCTTGCGCTCGAGACTGCGCACCCCGGCTTCCCGGGTATAATCCTTGGCGATCTTGAGGATCGCATCCTCCTCGAAGACCATGGAGTTGGACTCCAGGCCGTTTTCGACAATCTGTTTGGGAATCAGGTACTTGAACGCGATCTGACTTTTCTCTTCATCGCTGTAGCCGGTCAGGCGAATGACCTCCATGCGGTCTTTCAGGGCATGGGGGACCGGGTCCATGATGTTGGCAGTAGTGATGAACATGACCCGGGACAGATCGAAGGGGACGTCCAGGTAGTGATCGGTAAAGGTGTCGTTCTGCTCCGGGTCGAGGAGCTCCAGCAGGGCCGAGGCCGGGTCTCCGCGAAAATCCTGCCCGATCTTGTCGACCTCGTCGAGCATAAACACCGGATTGTTGGACTCGGCGCGGCATATTTCCTGAATAATCCGGCCCGGCAAGGCACCGATGTAGGTGCGCCGGTGGCCCCGGATCTCGGCCTCGTCCTTCATCCCGCCGAGAGAGATGCGGATGAACTTGCGCCCCATGGCCCGGGAGATGGAACGTCCGAGAGAGGTTTTACCGACCCCCGGGGGGCCAACAAAACAGAGAATCGGCCCCTTGGTGGTGGCCTTGAGGGAGCGCACCGCGAGGTACTCCAGGATGCGTTCCTTGACCTCCTTGAGGTTATAATGGTCCTCGTCCAGAATCCGCTGAGCCTGATTGATGTCGTGCCGGTCCTCCGTACCCCGTCTCCAGGGCATGTTGCACAAATACTCCAGAAAGGTCCGGGAGACGGTGTATTCGGGGGAGGAGGGGTTGATCCGTTCAAGCCGGGACAGCTCTTTCTCCGCCACTTTGAGCACATCCTCCGGCATGCCAGCCCGGGCAATTCTCCTTCGAAAGTCGTTGATTTCCGACTGGCGGGGATCCTCGTCTCCCAGCTCTTCCTGAATCTCCCGCATCTGCTCACGCAGCAGGTACTCCTTCTGGGTCTTGCCGAGGCGCTTAGCCACCTCGGACTGAACCTCCCCTCGCACCTGGAGCCGCTGGACCTCGTTGGTCAACTGCAGGTAAACCTCCTTGAGCCGATCCAGGGGGTCGGTGATCTCAAGAAGTCCCTGCTGATCACGCAGTTCAAGGTTGAGATAGACCGCCACCAGGTCGGCCAGCTGACCGGCATCCTCGATCTGGTCGATCATCTTGAGCACATCGCCCGGAAGGGGCCGCCCGTAGGCCAAGGCGATTTTAAGAAGGGCGTTAACGCTCTGCACCAGGGCCTCAGTAACGAGGCCATTGTTCTCGGGGGTTTCCACCGTTTCGACAGTGGCCAGAAGATAAGGAATGCGTTGGGTCGGCGCCACCAGTCGAACCCGCCGAATACCCTCCACCACCACTTTCGCCCCTCCCTCGGGGAAACGGAAAATCTGGTTGATCCGGCACAGGGTGCCGATCTGGGCCATGTCCTCGAAGCGGCTCTCCTCACCGGGGACAAAGCAAGAGACCAGCCCAAGCATTTGGTCTCCGCGCATGGCGTGATCGATAATCGTCATCTGGGCCGGATTGACGAAAAGAGGAAAAACCATGTGAGGGAAAACCACATGCTCCCGCATGGGATAGATGGGAAGAACCTGCGGAAAGGGAAGTGGCCGGCTGAACATGATCGGCTCCCTGTCTGGGTTAATCGAACTCGGGATTCACGTCTTCGATGGTGCGGGCCAGGATGTCGGGAAACAGTTCCCTGAAGGATGGGTGGGCAGAACCAAGATACGTCTTAAGAGCGATCACCTCCAGGCGCAGCCGATCGACCTCGCCGCGCAATTCAAGCAGGCCGCTGTCTGTTTCGAGCCCGGAGAGGGTGAGCTCCTTTCCCGGGCGAACGATGGGTTCGTCCAAAGGGACCTTGTCCATGCCACACCTCGTTTTCGGGTCGATGGGGGCCTAAATCACCATCAAGGATAACAACCCCAAAAGGGCTGTCAAGGCTCGATACCGGCGCCGTTGCCAGCGGCAGCGGATGGTGAGCCCGGCACATATTCTCCGGCAGAGGCGCCGAAAAGGCTTCAGCGACCTTGCCCGAGAGCTCGGCGGATTGTATAAGTGACGAACCAAGTATCGGAGCACAACTTCGGGCAGGAGGAGGAACCATGACGGTCGAGCGAGTCACCCTTCCGATAGACGGGCAAAAGAGCATTTCGGCGGTCCTGGCCCAACCGGAGGATGCAACAGAAAAGCGCCCGGCCGCGGTGCTCATCGCCCACGGGGCCGGGGGAAACATGGACCACGAATTTATCGTCACGGTGGCCGAAGGCCTGACGGCGGCGGGCCTTGCCACCCTGCGTTTCAACTTTCCATTCAGCGAGGAGAGAAGAAAAGCACCCGACACTCCGCGAAAGCTCTATGCAGCGTGGCGGGCGGCCTTCGATTTCATGTCCGGAGAGAAGGGGCCCTGCCCTTCAAGGATCGTCGTTTCGGGCAAGTCGATGGGCGGGCGCATCGCATCGCAGATGGTGGCCGAGGGCTTGCTCCCGGCCGACGGCCTGATCCTCTTCGGCTATCCCCTGCACCCGCCTGGGAAGCCGGAAAAACTGCGAGATGGGCACTTGCGCCAGGTTCGGATCCCGACCCTGTTCGTCTCCGGAACCCGCGACGCTCTGTGCGACCTGACCCTGTTGAAGGATGTTTTGCCGAGGCTGACGGCCCCGTGGAACCTGGAGGTGATCGAAGGGGGCGACCACTCCTTCAAGGTGCCAAAGTCCAGCGGACAAAGCTACCCTTCGGTCAAGGAAGATATTCTGGAAAGGACCACGGCATGGCTGGAGGAATGCGGTTTTCGGGCCTGAGTTCCTCAAGGAGCGGCGAGACACCCGGATATGGGGCGGCGGAGGTTCGACTCTATACCGCTTCCCCCGCCGCCTGAGCTTGAAGACCGATCGGCAATATAAAACAGACCCGTGTGCCGCGGGAAGGCTCACTTTCGACCCAGATCGTTCCGCCATGCATTTCCACGATATTTTTTGCGATACCCATTCCAAGTCCCAATCCGCCGACTGCCGTGTTGCTGGCGTCGGCACGGTAGAACTTGTCGAAAATCCGCTCGACCTGCTCAGGGGTCATGCCGATGCCTTCGTCGGTCACGGACAGCTGGTAACGGTCGTCGACCTGACAGCCCTCCACCCGGATTTCCCCGCCCCCGGGGGAATACTTCACCGCGTTGCTGAGCAGATTTTCAAGGACCTGCACCATTTTATTGCGGTCAAGGCAAATGTTTTCCGGAAAATCCGCGGCCAGGGCGAGTTCGAAGCGGTGGTTGACCGCACGGCTCTGGAACTGTCCCACCACCTTTTTCAGGATTCCCGGCAGATCCCAGAACCCCATTTCCAACGGGATGGCCTGCCCTGACTCGATGCGGCTGATGTCCAGGATGTCGTCGGTGATCTTGGACAACACCTCCCCTTTATCGTAGATTTCCCCGAGAAATTCTCTCTGCTGCTCGGGTTCGAAATTCCCGAATTCCTCCGGGTTTAAAAGCAGTTCGGTGTACCCCATCAGGGACGCGAGGGGGGTGCGGAGTTCATGGGCCGCGGTGGAGATAAACTCGCTCTTCATGAGGCCTACTTCCCGCAGTTTGTCTTCCGCCTTTTTTCGTTCTGTGATGTCGCGAAAGATGGCCCGGGTGGCCACCGGCCGGCCGTCCTCAACGTGAATATTGACGTTCCCCTCGACGGTGACATTCCGGCCGTCCCTGGCTTTAAAGGAGGTCTCGATGCTGTCGACCGTCTCCCCGGCCATGATGCGCTGGAATACCCCCATGCAGTGCTCGAGGCAGTCCGGATGGATGATTTCGAAAAGGGAAAGGCTGCCGACCTCATCCTGATCGTAGCCAAGGGTTTCGCACCAGGCCCGGTTGACCAGCAGAAAAGACCCGTCCGGGGCGACGCTTTGTATCAGGTCGCTGGCATTGTCGAAAAGGTCACGGTAGCGGGCCTCACTCTGGAGCAGCAGCGCCAGGGCCTCCTGGCGCTCGGCGACCTCCCGGTTGAGTTCCTCGCGGGACGCGGTAACCTGTTTCAGGTTCTGCGCCATGCGGTCGAAAGCCCGCGAGAGGACTCCGACCTCGTCCTGTCGCAGGGTCCCCACTCTGCAATCGAGGTTGCCCCGACCGATCTCCTCGGTCCCCTTCTGCAGTCGGTAAAGGGGACTCGAAATCGACCGGGCGACCCCCAGGGCCACGCCCATACCGATCAGGGAAACGAACAGCGACAGGATCAGGACCAGTCTCTCCAGCCGGCTCACCGAGGCGAACGCCTCATCGGTATTGACCTTGACCACCATCCCCAGCCCCAGCTCGGGCAGGGGCCGCCAAGCGGCGATCACCTCGGCCCCCTCGCAGGTCTCGACCAGGCCCGTGCCGCTATGTCCGGCGAGAGCTTCCTCCATCGGCATTGTCCCCGCCTCGGAAAAGGGAGACACCAGGTTCGGGTCATGCCCCCCCCCCTTGTGCGGGGGAGTGAGATGGATATAGCCCTGCCCCGAAACCGTCTTTCCGAGAACGGTTATTCCGGTCCGGCCGAGGCCGACCTGATCCCGGACCTGGTCGAGGATCCCCTCTACCCCGACCTCGAAAGCGACGAAGCCGAGGATCGCCCCGTCCTTTCCGCGAATCGGTTCGCTCAGCAGCAACGCATACGGCCCCTCCTCGTGACAGCGATAAAGAGCGGCGGCCTGCTGCGTTTCAGGCCCCTGCGCCCCGACCTCCGGAAAAGGGCGACCGGTCCGCTCGACGGCGTGCTTCTTGTTGCTTTGGTAGAGGATTCTCGAGTCGGGGGCGAGGAGGTGAATGTCCTCCAGGCCGAGGAGGGCTTGGAGGGGACTCAGGGCCTCGTCGAGGGCGCGGGTCGCGGCTGCGAACTCGGAGTGTCCCGGCACATCGGCATGGCGGGTCAGAACCGGGAGGTTGCGCAACAGGACGGATGAGTGTCGGAGGGTCCGCAAGGCCCGGCCCTTGTCGGCGACAAAGGCCGCGGCCCGTTTCGCCTTGAGCTCGGCGACGGCAACCAGTGAGGCCGTCGTGCTTTTTTGAATGGCGTCTTTGCCGGCGTAAAAGCCGCCGCCCCCCACAACAAACAAGGGCAAAAAGGCCAGACCCAGAAAAGTCAGTAACAGCTTATTTCTTATCGACACGGCATCCCTCCACCGGCATCATTTCCCCCACCCGTCTTCCCCTTGTGGCGGCTCCCCCGGTCTCCTCCGGGAAGAACGTGCCCTGTTCCCCGGATTGCTCCCGCCGCAGGAAACTCTCGATCTGCTCCG from Desulfuromonas sp. harbors:
- a CDS encoding alpha/beta family hydrolase, yielding MTVERVTLPIDGQKSISAVLAQPEDATEKRPAAVLIAHGAGGNMDHEFIVTVAEGLTAAGLATLRFNFPFSEERRKAPDTPRKLYAAWRAAFDFMSGEKGPCPSRIVVSGKSMGGRIASQMVAEGLLPADGLILFGYPLHPPGKPEKLRDGHLRQVRIPTLFVSGTRDALCDLTLLKDVLPRLTAPWNLEVIEGGDHSFKVPKSSGQSYPSVKEDILERTTAWLEECGFRA
- a CDS encoding ATP-binding protein; the protein is MSIRNKLLLTFLGLAFLPLFVVGGGGFYAGKDAIQKSTTASLVAVAELKAKRAAAFVADKGRALRTLRHSSVLLRNLPVLTRHADVPGHSEFAAATRALDEALSPLQALLGLEDIHLLAPDSRILYQSNKKHAVERTGRPFPEVGAQGPETQQAAALYRCHEEGPYALLLSEPIRGKDGAILGFVAFEVGVEGILDQVRDQVGLGRTGITVLGKTVSGQGYIHLTPPHKGGGHDPNLVSPFSEAGTMPMEEALAGHSGTGLVETCEGAEVIAAWRPLPELGLGMVVKVNTDEAFASVSRLERLVLILSLFVSLIGMGVALGVARSISSPLYRLQKGTEEIGRGNLDCRVGTLRQDEVGVLSRAFDRMAQNLKQVTASREELNREVAERQEALALLLQSEARYRDLFDNASDLIQSVAPDGSFLLVNRAWCETLGYDQDEVGSLSLFEIIHPDCLEHCMGVFQRIMAGETVDSIETSFKARDGRNVTVEGNVNIHVEDGRPVATRAIFRDITERKKAEDKLREVGLMKSEFISTAAHELRTPLASLMGYTELLLNPEEFGNFEPEQQREFLGEIYDKGEVLSKITDDILDISRIESGQAIPLEMGFWDLPGILKKVVGQFQSRAVNHRFELALAADFPENICLDRNKMVQVLENLLSNAVKYSPGGGEIRVEGCQVDDRYQLSVTDEGIGMTPEQVERIFDKFYRADASNTAVGGLGLGMGIAKNIVEMHGGTIWVESEPSRGTRVCFILPIGLQAQAAGEAV
- the lon gene encoding endopeptidase La is translated as MFSRPLPFPQVLPIYPMREHVVFPHMVFPLFVNPAQMTIIDHAMRGDQMLGLVSCFVPGEESRFEDMAQIGTLCRINQIFRFPEGGAKVVVEGIRRVRLVAPTQRIPYLLATVETVETPENNGLVTEALVQSVNALLKIALAYGRPLPGDVLKMIDQIEDAGQLADLVAVYLNLELRDQQGLLEITDPLDRLKEVYLQLTNEVQRLQVRGEVQSEVAKRLGKTQKEYLLREQMREIQEELGDEDPRQSEINDFRRRIARAGMPEDVLKVAEKELSRLERINPSSPEYTVSRTFLEYLCNMPWRRGTEDRHDINQAQRILDEDHYNLKEVKERILEYLAVRSLKATTKGPILCFVGPPGVGKTSLGRSISRAMGRKFIRISLGGMKDEAEIRGHRRTYIGALPGRIIQEICRAESNNPVFMLDEVDKIGQDFRGDPASALLELLDPEQNDTFTDHYLDVPFDLSRVMFITTANIMDPVPHALKDRMEVIRLTGYSDEEKSQIAFKYLIPKQIVENGLESNSMVFEEDAILKIAKDYTREAGVRSLERKIASICRKVAKEITQGQPPHLTVSPAAVEDMLGPRTFFTDVAGESDRVGVVTGLAWTESGGYIIFVEASRMAGRKDLILTGSLGDVMQESAKTALSFVRARTAHFGIDARFFENSDIHIHVPSGAIPKDGPSAGITMATALISMLTGRPARREVAMTGELTLSGRVLPIGGVKEKVLAASRAGATTVLLPECNRENLLDLEEYVRKEISVFFVGDMDEVLEKTLLPPEGKGAPSFTDSSATSFPARP